TAGATATTTATTTTTAAAAAAAGATAGCAAGAAGTCTCAAACTTCTATAAGTGGGAGTAGTTTACATCAATTGAGGGGAAATATATGGAAACAGTTTTAATAACAGGAGCAAGTAGTGGAATTGGCTATGAGTTGGCAAAAATTTATGCAAAAAATAATTATGATT
This genomic stretch from Leptotrichia sp. oral taxon 218 harbors:
- a CDS encoding SDR family NAD(P)-dependent oxidoreductase — its product is METVLITGASSGIGYELAKIYAKNNYDLVLVARRIEKLKRLKSEIEKKISKFK